A window of the Bacillus sp. A301a_S52 genome harbors these coding sequences:
- the fabG gene encoding 3-oxoacyl-[acyl-carrier-protein] reductase, with protein MMRGQHALVTGGSRGIGKAICLELAEQGVNVAVNFSGNQEKAEAVAEQCRQLGVKALAVQADVADADSVKQMIETVIKTFGSIDILVNNAGITRDTLIMRMKEEDFDAVINTNLKGVFNCSKAVTRPMMKQRYGRIINISSVVGVLGNAGQANYVASKAGVIGLTKSLARELANRNIRVNTVAPGFIETEMTDELPEETKKALLNQIPLAELGKPEDVARVVVFLASEASAYMTGQTLHVDGGMVMP; from the coding sequence ATAATGAGAGGACAACATGCGCTTGTAACAGGTGGCTCTAGAGGAATTGGAAAAGCTATTTGTTTAGAACTTGCTGAACAAGGGGTTAACGTAGCCGTAAATTTTTCGGGCAATCAAGAAAAAGCAGAAGCAGTAGCTGAACAATGTCGTCAGCTAGGTGTAAAAGCATTGGCTGTGCAAGCAGATGTAGCGGATGCTGATAGTGTTAAACAGATGATAGAGACAGTCATAAAGACTTTCGGGTCTATTGATATTTTAGTAAATAATGCTGGGATAACACGAGATACATTAATAATGCGTATGAAAGAAGAAGATTTTGACGCAGTGATTAACACGAATTTAAAAGGTGTATTTAACTGTTCTAAGGCTGTTACAAGGCCTATGATGAAACAACGCTACGGACGAATTATTAATATTTCCTCTGTTGTTGGTGTCTTAGGAAATGCAGGGCAAGCTAATTATGTAGCTAGTAAAGCTGGTGTCATCGGATTAACAAAATCTTTAGCGAGAGAGCTAGCTAATCGAAATATCCGTGTGAATACTGTAGCCCCAGGCTTTATTGAAACCGAAATGACGGATGAATTACCAGAAGAGACAAAAAAAGCATTACTTAACCAAATTCCTCTAGCTGAGTTAGGGAAACCTGAGGACGTAGCACGTGTAGTCGTCTTTCTAGCGAGCGAGGCGTCTGCTTACATGACGGGCCAAACATTGCACGTTGATGGCGGAATGGTCATGCCATAA
- the fabD gene encoding ACP S-malonyltransferase, with amino-acid sequence MTKVALLFPGQGAQHVGMGKELAEAFTECQAIFTEADEALGENFSDLIFNGNEDELKRTENTQPALLTTSIAIWEILKGKGVAADYAAGHSLGEYSALTATGTINFKEAVQAVRQRGQLMEEAVPAGKGTMAAILGLEREALKEVVSQATLEGGQVQAANFNCPGQIVISGTTEGVERAVTLAKEAGAKRAMVLSVSGPFHSELMKPAAGKMATVLDNITFEKPLVPVISNVTAKPYLSADEIPTALVEQIYSPVMWEDTIKYLVDQGVDTFIEAGPGKVLSGLVKKISRRLTVLPVYDQASLDKAISTLDENGD; translated from the coding sequence ATGACAAAAGTAGCCTTATTATTTCCAGGCCAAGGAGCTCAGCATGTTGGGATGGGGAAAGAGCTTGCAGAAGCATTTACCGAATGCCAAGCTATTTTTACCGAGGCTGATGAAGCGCTGGGAGAGAATTTTTCTGATCTTATTTTTAATGGCAACGAAGATGAACTTAAACGAACTGAAAATACACAGCCAGCGTTATTAACTACAAGCATAGCCATCTGGGAGATTCTTAAAGGAAAAGGGGTGGCAGCAGATTATGCAGCAGGACATAGTCTGGGTGAATACTCAGCACTTACTGCTACTGGAACTATAAATTTCAAAGAAGCTGTTCAAGCTGTTAGACAACGAGGTCAACTCATGGAAGAAGCAGTACCAGCTGGTAAAGGTACAATGGCGGCAATTTTAGGGTTGGAGCGAGAAGCGCTGAAAGAAGTTGTCTCACAAGCTACTTTGGAAGGTGGACAAGTTCAGGCAGCTAACTTTAATTGCCCAGGACAAATTGTGATCTCTGGTACGACAGAAGGTGTAGAACGGGCAGTGACATTGGCGAAAGAGGCGGGAGCTAAAAGAGCGATGGTGCTTTCGGTGAGTGGCCCTTTCCATTCTGAATTAATGAAGCCTGCCGCTGGGAAAATGGCTACCGTACTAGATAATATAACGTTTGAAAAGCCACTCGTTCCAGTCATTAGTAATGTTACAGCAAAGCCTTATCTCTCTGCAGACGAGATACCTACTGCACTTGTTGAGCAGATTTATTCACCTGTTATGTGGGAAGATACGATTAAATACCTTGTTGATCAGGGTGTGGACACGTTCATTGAAGCAGGACCAGGAAAAGTATTAAGTGGTCTAGTTAAAAAAATATCAAGACGTTTAACAGTGTTGCCTGTTTATGATCAAGCATCACTTGATAAAGCCATATCAACATTAGATGAGAATGGAGACTGA
- the plsX gene encoding phosphate acyltransferase PlsX translates to MRLAVDAMGGDHAPESIVKGCEKALEIYEDLHITLVGDKEKITPILKKNERVNIIHTDEVITGEDSPVRAVRRKKNSSLVLTVQQVKEDRADAAISAGNTGALMTAGLLVVGRMKGIERPALSPMLPTKNGDGFLLLDVGANMDAKPSHLIQYAYMGDVYMKKVRGIDNPRIGLLNVGSEAGKGTDLTKHVFARLSESSLNFVGNVEARELLDGAADVVICDGFSGNLVLKSIEGTALSLFSILKDELTSSLKNKLAAGVLKPSFKKVKEKMDYSEYGGAGLFGLQAPVIKAHGSSDEQAFFSAVKQAKTMYEQNVTETIKKAVELMPAQEEEY, encoded by the coding sequence ATGAGGCTGGCAGTTGATGCGATGGGCGGAGATCACGCCCCAGAAAGTATTGTTAAAGGCTGTGAGAAAGCTCTTGAAATATATGAAGATTTACATATTACTCTCGTTGGTGATAAAGAGAAAATAACACCAATTTTGAAGAAAAACGAGAGAGTAAATATTATACACACAGATGAGGTTATAACGGGGGAGGATTCACCGGTAAGGGCTGTTCGACGTAAAAAAAATTCGTCTTTAGTTTTAACGGTTCAGCAAGTCAAAGAAGATCGAGCAGACGCCGCTATTTCTGCAGGAAATACTGGTGCGCTAATGACTGCAGGCTTACTTGTAGTAGGGCGCATGAAAGGGATTGAGCGTCCTGCACTTTCACCGATGTTACCGACGAAAAATGGAGATGGTTTTCTGCTCCTTGATGTGGGAGCTAATATGGATGCAAAACCATCGCACCTTATTCAGTACGCGTATATGGGTGATGTGTATATGAAAAAAGTACGGGGAATAGACAATCCTCGGATTGGATTGTTAAATGTGGGATCGGAAGCAGGAAAAGGAACCGATTTAACGAAGCACGTGTTTGCACGGCTCAGTGAAAGCTCCCTCAATTTTGTAGGAAATGTGGAAGCAAGGGAACTGCTTGATGGTGCAGCCGACGTGGTGATTTGTGATGGCTTCTCCGGCAACCTTGTATTAAAATCCATTGAAGGCACAGCACTTTCTCTTTTTTCAATCCTAAAGGATGAACTAACATCGTCATTGAAAAATAAGCTTGCAGCAGGGGTATTGAAGCCATCGTTTAAAAAAGTTAAAGAGAAAATGGACTATTCAGAATATGGTGGTGCAGGTTTATTCGGCTTGCAAGCACCTGTCATAAAGGCTCATGGGTCTTCAGATGAACAAGCTTTTTTTAGCGCGGTCAAGCAAGCAAAAACAATGTATGAGCAAAATGTCACTGAGACAATAAAAAAAGCAGTTGAACTAATGCCGGCACAGGAGGAAGAGTATTAA
- the fapR gene encoding transcription factor FapR, translating to MKLSKRKRQPMLKEKIEDNPFITDDALAAEFNVSVQTIRLDRLELNIPEVRERIKDVAKQQYDTVKALPIEEVIGEVVDLELDDHAISILDIKEEYVFSRTGIARGHHLFAQANSLAVAVIDDDLALTANADVSFKSQVKSGQRVVAKAKVIGNKNNRTLVEVKSYVDQELVFKGSFSMFREELSTGRET from the coding sequence ATGAAACTGTCTAAAAGAAAACGCCAGCCAATGCTTAAAGAAAAAATAGAGGACAATCCATTCATTACGGATGATGCACTCGCTGCTGAGTTCAATGTGAGTGTTCAAACAATTCGTCTTGATAGACTGGAATTAAATATTCCAGAAGTGAGAGAGCGTATTAAAGATGTGGCAAAGCAACAATACGATACCGTCAAAGCGTTACCGATCGAAGAAGTGATTGGAGAAGTGGTGGATCTAGAGCTTGATGACCATGCCATTTCTATTCTAGATATTAAAGAAGAATATGTATTTTCACGAACCGGTATCGCGAGAGGCCATCATTTATTTGCTCAAGCTAACTCGTTAGCTGTTGCAGTTATTGACGATGACCTTGCTTTAACAGCTAACGCAGACGTCTCTTTTAAAAGCCAGGTGAAAAGCGGGCAACGTGTTGTAGCCAAGGCAAAAGTGATTGGTAATAAAAATAACAGAACACTCGTAGAAGTGAAGAGTTATGTGGATCAGGAGCTTGTTTTTAAAGGCAGCTTCTCCATGTTCCGGGAAGAACTATCCACAGGGAGGGAAACATAA
- the recG gene encoding ATP-dependent DNA helicase RecG: protein MELWHDRSEDELDESVTVLKGAGPRTAEQLHDMGITTIQDLIEHFPFRYEDHAIRPLKEVSHDEKVTVQGTVHSMPELRFFGKKKSRLTVRVLVDGFLVQAIFFNQPYLKKQIEPGDHIIFSGKLDKSRMIMSGGTVKPRNIDRDNELEPVYSVKGDIKVTMLRNLIEQAFNTFGERITEILPSQLLSAYKLTSRKKALYSLHFPHDITAFKQAKRRMIYEELLLFQLKMQLFRKKEKEGEKGQKKQFSLDKVEDFITELPFSLTAAQERVLHDIYADLQAGAKMNRLLQGDVGSGKTVVAAIALYANVLSGFQGALMVPTEILAEQHTESLRHLFNDIELSIAHLSGSSKVKERRDTLKKLASGEVDIIIGTHALIQESVIFHNLGLVITDEQHRFGVEQRRILRNKGVNPDVLFMTATPIPRTLAITVFGDMDVSTIDQMPKGRKPVKTHWARHDMLPRVLDFIKKETGKGHQAYVICPLIEESEQLDVQNALDVHAQLSTALPTVSVGLMHGRLSHDEKEQVMLAFTKNEIQILVSTTVVEVGVNVPNATVMVIYDADRFGLSQLHQLRGRVGRGTEQAHCILLADPKTEVGKERMGIMTETNDGFELSQKDLELRGPGDFFGVKQSGLPQFKVADLVEDYRVLETARQDAVKLVNSKAFWKSVDYLPLRETLRKQGAFSQTKID from the coding sequence TTGGAGCTATGGCACGACAGGAGTGAGGACGAATTGGATGAGTCAGTAACAGTATTAAAGGGAGCGGGACCAAGAACGGCAGAACAGTTGCATGATATGGGCATTACGACAATACAGGACTTAATTGAACATTTCCCTTTTCGCTATGAAGATCATGCTATACGCCCTTTAAAAGAAGTGTCACATGATGAGAAAGTGACTGTGCAAGGGACCGTTCACAGCATGCCAGAATTACGCTTTTTTGGCAAGAAGAAATCTCGACTTACCGTTCGCGTCCTCGTGGACGGTTTCTTAGTTCAAGCTATTTTTTTCAATCAACCGTATTTAAAGAAGCAGATTGAGCCTGGTGATCACATAATTTTTTCAGGTAAACTTGATAAAAGTCGAATGATCATGAGTGGAGGGACAGTTAAACCTAGAAACATCGATCGGGATAACGAATTAGAGCCTGTCTATTCAGTTAAAGGTGACATAAAAGTAACAATGTTGAGAAACTTGATTGAACAAGCTTTTAACACGTTTGGAGAACGGATAACGGAAATACTCCCTTCGCAATTATTGTCAGCCTATAAATTAACGTCGAGAAAAAAAGCTCTTTATAGTTTACACTTTCCTCACGATATCACGGCATTTAAACAAGCAAAGCGTCGAATGATTTATGAGGAGTTACTTTTATTTCAGCTTAAAATGCAACTTTTTCGCAAAAAAGAAAAAGAAGGAGAAAAGGGCCAAAAAAAACAATTCTCTCTTGATAAAGTGGAAGATTTTATTACCGAACTTCCATTCTCATTAACAGCTGCTCAAGAGAGGGTTCTTCATGACATTTATGCAGATTTACAAGCAGGTGCAAAAATGAATCGATTACTTCAAGGGGATGTGGGCTCTGGGAAAACGGTAGTAGCTGCTATCGCTTTATATGCAAACGTTCTATCAGGATTCCAAGGTGCTTTAATGGTTCCAACAGAAATATTAGCAGAACAGCATACAGAGTCTCTGAGACACCTTTTTAACGATATAGAACTATCTATCGCTCATTTATCAGGGTCATCTAAAGTAAAAGAAAGAAGGGACACACTTAAAAAATTAGCGTCAGGTGAAGTGGATATCATAATAGGAACTCATGCACTTATTCAGGAAAGTGTCATTTTTCATAATCTTGGTCTCGTCATAACCGATGAACAGCACCGTTTTGGAGTTGAACAGCGTCGCATCTTAAGAAATAAAGGAGTAAACCCCGACGTGTTATTTATGACGGCAACCCCGATTCCTAGAACATTAGCGATTACCGTATTCGGGGATATGGATGTTTCTACAATCGATCAAATGCCAAAAGGGCGAAAACCCGTGAAAACGCATTGGGCAAGACACGATATGCTTCCTCGCGTTCTTGATTTTATCAAAAAAGAAACGGGAAAAGGTCATCAAGCGTATGTCATTTGTCCACTTATAGAAGAGTCAGAGCAGTTAGATGTTCAGAATGCACTTGATGTTCATGCCCAGCTATCCACAGCATTGCCAACGGTATCTGTTGGCCTGATGCATGGCAGACTGAGTCATGATGAAAAGGAACAGGTGATGCTAGCTTTTACAAAAAACGAGATTCAAATTCTGGTCTCAACGACTGTAGTAGAAGTAGGGGTAAATGTGCCCAATGCCACTGTTATGGTCATCTATGATGCCGATCGTTTTGGGTTATCACAGCTTCATCAATTGCGAGGACGAGTAGGACGTGGGACTGAACAAGCCCATTGTATTTTACTTGCTGATCCAAAAACAGAAGTAGGGAAAGAGCGTATGGGAATAATGACCGAAACAAACGACGGGTTTGAGTTATCTCAAAAAGATTTGGAACTAAGAGGACCAGGAGATTTTTTTGGTGTGAAGCAAAGTGGTCTTCCACAATTTAAAGTAGCCGACCTTGTAGAGGATTATCGCGTGCTGGAGACGGCTCGTCAAGATGCTGTTAAACTCGTAAATTCTAAGGCTTTTTGGAAAAGTGTCGATTACCTGCCATTAAGGGAAACGTTAAGAAAACAAGGGGCGTTTTCACAAACAAAAATAGATTGA
- the sdaAA gene encoding L-serine ammonia-lyase, iron-sulfur-dependent, subunit alpha: MFRNVEELINQCEKEQLPISEVMIQQEMVVHDRSREDIVAQMEKNLEVMERAVNRGILEQVKSVSGLTGGDGKKLNDYIQLNDTLSGHLMLDAVSKAMATNEVNAAMGTICATPTAGSAGVVPGTLFAVKEKLNPTHDQMINYLFASGAFGFIIANNASISGAAGGCQAEVGSATGMAAAAIVEMAGGTPRQSAQAMAIALKNMLGLVCDPVAGLVEVPCVKRNAFGASNALVAADLALAGIESRIPCDEVIDAMYRIGETMPSMLRETGEGGLAATPTGKKYKEQIFGAMARQE; encoded by the coding sequence ATGTTTCGAAACGTAGAAGAACTTATCAACCAATGTGAAAAGGAGCAGCTCCCCATTTCAGAAGTCATGATTCAACAAGAAATGGTTGTCCATGATAGAAGCCGTGAAGACATCGTAGCACAAATGGAAAAGAACTTAGAAGTTATGGAAAGAGCGGTCAATAGAGGTATTTTGGAGCAAGTCAAGTCAGTATCAGGCTTGACGGGTGGAGATGGTAAAAAACTGAATGACTATATACAGTTAAATGATACACTTTCGGGCCACTTAATGTTGGATGCTGTCAGTAAAGCGATGGCAACTAACGAAGTGAACGCTGCTATGGGAACCATTTGTGCGACACCTACTGCAGGTTCAGCAGGAGTTGTCCCCGGTACACTTTTTGCAGTAAAAGAAAAATTAAACCCTACTCATGATCAAATGATTAATTATTTATTTGCGAGCGGGGCTTTCGGATTCATCATCGCAAACAATGCCTCAATTTCTGGCGCTGCGGGAGGCTGCCAAGCAGAGGTTGGCTCTGCCACTGGAATGGCAGCAGCTGCTATTGTAGAAATGGCGGGGGGCACACCACGTCAATCTGCTCAAGCGATGGCCATTGCTCTTAAGAATATGTTGGGGCTAGTGTGTGACCCTGTAGCGGGTCTAGTAGAAGTACCTTGTGTTAAACGAAATGCATTTGGTGCCTCTAACGCCTTAGTAGCTGCTGACTTAGCTTTAGCAGGAATTGAAAGCAGAATACCATGTGATGAAGTGATTGATGCCATGTACCGTATTGGAGAAACGATGCCATCTATGTTAAGGGAAACTGGTGAAGGCGGACTCGCAGCTACACCAACAGGGAAAAAATATAAGGAACAAATATTTGGAGCTATGGCACGACAGGAGTGA
- the sdaAB gene encoding L-serine ammonia-lyase, iron-sulfur-dependent, subunit beta: MKYRSVFDIIGPIMVGPSSSHTAGAARIGLVARQLFQIEPEWAEFHLYGSFAKTYQGHGTDVALVGGLLGFDTHDHRMTKSFDFAKERGLTYSFHEEEAQMDHPNTVKIRLGAGDEKMELVGVSIGGGKVEVKELNGFELRLSGNHPAILVVHNDRYGAIASVSTKLAEYEINIGHMEVSRKEQGKEALMVIEVDQNISETILRDITKLDNISKVTKIHE; this comes from the coding sequence ATGAAATATAGAAGTGTATTTGACATTATTGGTCCTATTATGGTGGGCCCATCCAGCTCTCATACAGCTGGAGCAGCGAGAATTGGACTTGTTGCACGACAATTATTTCAAATCGAGCCTGAATGGGCTGAGTTTCATTTATATGGCTCTTTTGCTAAGACGTATCAAGGTCATGGTACGGATGTAGCACTTGTAGGTGGTTTACTTGGTTTTGATACGCATGATCATCGAATGACAAAGTCATTTGATTTTGCTAAAGAACGAGGACTAACGTATTCTTTTCATGAAGAAGAGGCCCAAATGGATCACCCTAACACAGTTAAAATAAGGCTTGGGGCCGGCGATGAAAAGATGGAATTAGTCGGGGTATCTATCGGTGGTGGCAAAGTAGAAGTGAAAGAGCTCAATGGATTTGAACTACGATTAAGTGGAAACCATCCAGCCATTCTCGTCGTTCACAATGATAGGTACGGGGCAATTGCTTCTGTGTCCACAAAACTTGCCGAATATGAAATTAATATTGGTCATATGGAAGTGTCACGAAAAGAACAAGGAAAAGAAGCATTAATGGTGATCGAAGTGGATCAAAATATTAGTGAGACAATATTAAGAGATATCACAAAGCTTGATAATATTAGTAAAGTAACAAAAATTCATGAGTAG
- a CDS encoding DegV family protein, with amino-acid sequence MGNVKIVTDSTADIPYDLQRELGISVIPLKVHFGEEETYEDGVDLTADEFYKKLAKTAIIPTTSQPTPYQFETEYRSLYEKEKPDIISIHLSSKLSGTFQSAYIASQTLGEDVPVSVIDSKRASYAIGVIVVEIAALAKKGASKEECLARLDDLLKDTSVFFMVDTLEYLEKNGRIGKASAILGSLLKIKPILSLNEAGEVYPFEKVRGYKKAVNKIVQEFEARYGSSDIHVGISHAQAEEAANSLMSDLRNHFSIKKEVITNIGPVIGTHVGPGTISVSVTKMTNN; translated from the coding sequence ATGGGTAATGTAAAGATCGTAACAGATTCGACTGCCGATATTCCCTATGATTTACAACGCGAATTAGGTATAAGTGTTATACCTTTAAAAGTACACTTCGGTGAAGAAGAAACGTATGAAGATGGCGTAGATTTAACTGCAGACGAATTTTATAAAAAACTAGCGAAAACAGCTATTATTCCAACTACATCCCAGCCGACCCCTTATCAGTTTGAAACTGAGTATAGAAGTTTATATGAAAAAGAGAAACCTGATATTATATCTATTCATTTGTCTTCCAAGTTAAGCGGTACGTTTCAATCTGCTTATATTGCGTCTCAAACATTAGGAGAAGATGTTCCTGTTTCAGTTATTGATTCTAAGAGGGCCTCTTACGCTATTGGAGTAATCGTCGTGGAAATAGCAGCTCTAGCCAAAAAAGGTGCTTCTAAAGAAGAGTGTCTTGCTCGATTAGATGACCTGCTAAAAGATACATCAGTCTTTTTTATGGTAGATACATTGGAGTATTTAGAAAAGAACGGCCGTATTGGGAAGGCTTCCGCTATTCTCGGTTCCTTACTAAAAATAAAACCGATTTTATCACTGAATGAGGCTGGTGAAGTTTACCCGTTTGAAAAAGTGAGAGGGTACAAAAAAGCAGTCAATAAAATTGTTCAAGAGTTTGAAGCACGATATGGTAGCTCTGATATTCATGTAGGTATTTCACATGCCCAAGCCGAAGAGGCAGCAAATTCGCTTATGAGTGACTTGCGTAACCATTTTTCAATCAAAAAGGAAGTCATAACGAATATTGGCCCTGTTATTGGGACGCATGTAGGACCTGGAACGATTTCTGTGTCTGTAACTAAAATGACAAATAACTAA
- a CDS encoding DAK2 domain-containing protein: MTVTKIEGKQFAQMLIEGANNLSNQSKKIDALNVFPVPDGDTGTNMNLTITSGVKEVKAQSANHVGKIAASFAKGLLMGARGNSGVILSQLFRGFSKSVEEKESIDAKQLSQAFEYGVNMAYKAVMKPVEGTILTVAKDAAKQGIEVSQNETNVISVMESIVKEATESLERTPDLLPVLKEVGVVDSGGQGLLTIYEGFLAILKGETITNTVVQDEPTMTELVKLEHHQSVQSHMATEDIEYGYCTEVMVKFEEDKTAEHPFSEDEFRNELNEFGDSLLVVSDEDLLKIHIHVEYPGNVITAAQKFGSLVNVKVENMREQHTSILEEDKTEASTPPKDEKKAEFAIVTVGMGSGIAELFKGLGVNKVIEGGQTMNPSTEDFIKAIDECHAKKVILLPNNSNIIMAAEQAASVSDLDVAVVPSKSVPQGLAAMLSFNMSQSLEQNASDMKDAMQQVKTGEVTYAVRDTSLNGVEINKGDFMGIHEKNIISTGNSVQTVAKELIDKMIGDDGEIVTIIYGKERSEEEANDLIAYVEDKHADVEVEVHAGDQPLYSYILSVE; this comes from the coding sequence GTGACAGTCACAAAGATAGAAGGTAAACAGTTTGCCCAAATGCTTATTGAAGGCGCGAACAACCTTTCAAATCAGTCGAAAAAAATTGATGCACTTAACGTTTTCCCGGTTCCTGATGGTGATACGGGAACAAATATGAATTTGACGATCACATCAGGTGTTAAAGAAGTTAAAGCTCAATCAGCTAACCACGTAGGGAAAATTGCGGCAAGTTTTGCTAAAGGATTGCTTATGGGGGCACGAGGAAATTCAGGCGTTATTTTATCTCAGCTATTTAGAGGTTTTTCGAAATCGGTGGAAGAGAAAGAGTCAATCGATGCGAAACAGTTGAGCCAAGCTTTTGAATACGGTGTTAACATGGCTTACAAAGCTGTCATGAAGCCTGTAGAAGGCACCATATTGACGGTAGCTAAAGACGCTGCTAAGCAAGGAATAGAAGTCAGTCAAAACGAGACTAACGTGATCTCAGTTATGGAATCTATTGTGAAGGAAGCTACGGAATCCCTAGAACGAACGCCTGACCTACTTCCTGTATTAAAAGAAGTAGGTGTAGTCGACTCAGGTGGCCAGGGCCTGCTTACTATTTATGAAGGGTTTCTGGCGATCTTAAAAGGGGAAACAATTACGAATACAGTGGTACAAGATGAGCCTACGATGACTGAACTCGTAAAACTTGAACACCACCAGTCTGTTCAAAGTCACATGGCAACAGAAGATATTGAATACGGTTACTGTACAGAAGTAATGGTGAAATTTGAAGAAGACAAAACGGCTGAACATCCATTTAGTGAGGATGAGTTTAGAAACGAATTAAATGAATTTGGAGATTCCCTACTCGTTGTGTCTGATGAAGATTTACTAAAAATTCATATTCATGTTGAATATCCAGGGAATGTGATTACAGCAGCACAAAAATTTGGTTCTCTTGTGAATGTAAAAGTTGAAAACATGCGAGAACAGCATACATCTATTCTAGAAGAGGACAAGACTGAGGCGTCAACACCTCCTAAAGATGAAAAGAAAGCTGAATTTGCTATCGTCACTGTAGGTATGGGGTCTGGTATTGCAGAACTATTTAAAGGACTTGGTGTAAACAAGGTGATTGAAGGCGGTCAAACAATGAATCCTTCTACTGAAGACTTCATTAAAGCAATTGATGAATGCCATGCTAAAAAAGTCATTCTTTTACCAAATAATAGTAATATTATTATGGCTGCTGAACAGGCTGCAAGTGTGTCTGATTTGGACGTTGCTGTTGTTCCGTCGAAATCAGTGCCCCAAGGATTAGCCGCTATGCTATCGTTTAATATGTCACAATCACTTGAGCAGAACGCAAGTGATATGAAAGACGCGATGCAACAGGTGAAAACGGGAGAGGTCACGTATGCTGTGCGTGATACGAGCTTAAACGGTGTGGAAATAAATAAGGGTGATTTCATGGGTATTCATGAAAAAAACATAATATCTACTGGCAATTCAGTGCAAACTGTCGCTAAAGAGCTTATCGACAAAATGATTGGCGATGATGGAGAGATTGTGACGATTATTTACGGAAAAGAACGTTCAGAAGAAGAAGCCAACGATTTAATTGCCTATGTTGAGGACAAGCACGCAGATGTTGAAGTGGAAGTCCATGCAGGGGATCAGCCGCTCTATTCCTACATTTTATCCGTAGAATAG
- a CDS encoding Asp23/Gls24 family envelope stress response protein, with protein sequence MTIEMNTKFGNIDVSKEVVAVIAGGAAVDCYGIVGMASQKQLKDGITDLLGKENLGRGVVIREKEAEEVHIDMYIIVSYGTKISEVAYNVQSKVKYQLEKMLGLKVDSVNIFVQGVRVTNL encoded by the coding sequence ATGACCATAGAAATGAATACTAAATTCGGCAACATAGATGTATCAAAAGAAGTTGTGGCCGTGATCGCTGGAGGAGCGGCAGTCGATTGTTATGGGATTGTCGGTATGGCATCACAAAAACAGTTGAAAGACGGAATAACCGACTTATTAGGAAAAGAAAACCTTGGTCGTGGCGTGGTCATTCGTGAAAAAGAGGCAGAAGAAGTACATATTGATATGTACATTATCGTAAGTTACGGCACTAAAATCTCAGAAGTGGCTTACAATGTTCAATCAAAAGTGAAATATCAATTAGAGAAGATGTTGGGACTAAAAGTAGATTCAGTAAATATTTTCGTTCAAGGAGTTCGAGTAACGAACCTATAG
- a CDS encoding 50S ribosomal protein L28 — MARKCVITGKGPKTGNKRSHALNATKRRWGANVQKVRILVDGKPKRVYVSARALKSGKVERV, encoded by the coding sequence ATGGCACGAAAATGTGTGATTACAGGAAAAGGCCCTAAAACTGGAAACAAGCGTTCCCACGCTTTAAATGCAACTAAACGTCGTTGGGGTGCTAACGTTCAAAAAGTACGTATTTTAGTTGACGGTAAACCTAAACGTGTATACGTCTCAGCAAGAGCATTAAAATCTGGCAAAGTTGAGCGTGTATAA
- the spoVM gene encoding stage V sporulation protein SpoVM — MKFYTIKLPKFLGGFVRAVMGTFRKS; from the coding sequence ATGAAATTCTACACGATTAAATTACCTAAATTTCTTGGTGGTTTTGTTCGGGCGGTTATGGGGACTTTCCGGAAAAGTTAG